In Pseudofrankia saprophytica, one genomic interval encodes:
- a CDS encoding sensor histidine kinase gives MNSGAALVTRCWRGVGSFLLPSQADPSTHEGPPMGARVWRRVLVGLHGSFVILAALAVLTILTNDLSEPWCRPAALAAIGAIVLAYAVAGRVGLTAARVSPRGRALIVVYLVVLVAGIGVLARTDPDTLFIFFIVYAQVWSLVDRPLPGTFWSLALVTASIVGMALRPARDRPDLVSLIANQAIGVAFALLMGIWVHSLFDRSREQARLIEKLESARAEVAALERERGAQAERDRMARDVHDTLAQGYTSILMLARTAIAQLGADPAAARERLELVEEVASENLAQARALVAAQSPVELDGTSLRDALTQLAGRFTRETGIEVDIRFTPEPTGNDGDGDGDGDGGTIATGGPSGLLPAEELMLLRAAQEALTNARRHASPSGVTVALDTARPGEATLRVVDDGVGFAVGTETGSGLVGMRRRVEEAGGELLVTSAPGAGTQVVARVIRQR, from the coding sequence GTGAACTCGGGCGCGGCACTGGTGACGAGGTGTTGGCGCGGCGTCGGCTCGTTCCTGCTGCCCAGCCAGGCCGACCCGTCGACGCACGAGGGCCCGCCCATGGGCGCGCGCGTCTGGCGCCGGGTGCTGGTGGGCCTGCACGGGTCCTTCGTCATCCTCGCGGCGCTCGCCGTGCTCACGATCCTGACCAACGACCTGTCCGAGCCCTGGTGCCGCCCGGCGGCGCTGGCCGCGATCGGCGCGATCGTGCTCGCCTACGCGGTGGCCGGCCGGGTGGGCCTGACCGCGGCCAGGGTGTCACCCCGCGGCCGCGCGCTCATCGTCGTCTACCTGGTCGTGCTCGTCGCCGGGATCGGCGTGCTGGCCAGGACCGATCCGGACACGCTGTTCATCTTCTTCATCGTCTACGCCCAGGTGTGGTCCCTGGTCGACCGGCCACTCCCGGGCACCTTCTGGTCGCTCGCGCTGGTCACCGCCAGCATCGTCGGGATGGCGCTGCGCCCGGCGCGGGACCGGCCGGATCTCGTCAGCCTGATCGCCAACCAGGCGATCGGGGTCGCGTTCGCTCTGCTGATGGGCATCTGGGTCCACAGCCTGTTCGACCGCAGCCGCGAGCAGGCGCGTCTGATCGAGAAGCTGGAGAGCGCGCGGGCGGAGGTCGCGGCGCTGGAGCGCGAGCGCGGCGCGCAGGCCGAGCGGGACCGGATGGCCCGTGACGTCCACGACACGCTCGCGCAGGGTTACACGAGCATCCTCATGCTGGCCCGCACCGCCATCGCCCAGCTCGGCGCCGACCCGGCGGCCGCGCGCGAACGCCTCGAGCTGGTCGAGGAGGTCGCGAGCGAGAACCTGGCGCAGGCACGCGCCCTGGTGGCGGCCCAGTCGCCGGTCGAGTTGGACGGCACCAGCCTTCGCGACGCGCTCACCCAGCTCGCCGGCCGCTTCACCCGGGAGACCGGCATCGAGGTCGACATCCGGTTCACCCCCGAGCCGACCGGCAACGACGGCGACGGCGACGGCGACGGCGACGGCGGCACAATCGCCACCGGCGGCCCGTCGGGCCTGCTCCCGGCCGAGGAGCTGATGCTGCTGCGCGCCGCCCAGGAAGCCCTCACGAACGCCCGTCGGCACGCCTCGCCGTCCGGGGTGACCGTCGCCCTGGACACGGCCCGGCCTGGCGAGGCGACGTTGCGGGTCGTGGACGACGGGGTCGGCTTCGCGGTGGGTACCGAGACCGGCAGCGGGCTGGTCGGCATGCGCCGCCGGGTGGAGGAGGCCGGTGGCGAGCTGCTGGTCACGTCGGCGCCGGGCGCCGGCACGCAGGTGGTAGCCCGGGTCATACGCCAGCGGTGA
- a CDS encoding response regulator has product MEAEIVMTGEEQATIGVLVADDHPVVRSGLVGMLASQPGLRIVGTAADGEQAVAQTGELLPDVVLMDLRMPRLDGVAAIERISASHPRVAVLVLTTYDGDADIVRAVAAGAAGYLLKDAPLDTLAEAIRAAARGETVLAPPVAARLASRLRAPEPVTLTRRETEVLAAVARGGTNAEIARELFIGEATVKTHLLRIFAKLQVDDRTRAVTIALERGLLPPITPS; this is encoded by the coding sequence ATGGAAGCGGAGATCGTGATGACGGGCGAGGAGCAGGCGACGATCGGGGTCCTCGTCGCCGACGACCACCCGGTGGTGCGGTCGGGACTGGTCGGGATGCTCGCCAGCCAGCCCGGCCTGCGGATCGTCGGCACCGCCGCCGACGGCGAGCAGGCCGTCGCCCAGACCGGGGAGCTGCTGCCCGACGTAGTGCTCATGGATCTACGGATGCCGCGCCTGGACGGCGTGGCGGCCATCGAGCGGATCAGCGCGAGCCATCCGCGCGTCGCGGTGCTCGTGCTGACCACCTACGACGGCGACGCGGACATCGTCCGCGCCGTCGCGGCCGGCGCCGCCGGCTACCTGCTCAAGGACGCCCCGCTCGACACGCTCGCCGAGGCGATCCGCGCGGCGGCGCGCGGCGAGACCGTGCTCGCCCCGCCCGTCGCCGCCCGGCTGGCCTCCCGCCTGCGCGCGCCGGAGCCGGTCACCCTGACGCGCCGCGAGACCGAGGTGCTCGCGGCGGTCGCCCGCGGCGGCACCAACGCCGAGATCGCCCGCGAGCTGTTCATCGGCGAGGCCACCGTCAAGACCCACCTGCTGCGGATCTTCGCCAAGCTCCAGGTCGACGACCGCACCCGCGCCGTCACCATCGCCCTCGAACGCGGCCTCCTCCCACCCATCACGCCGAGCTGA
- a CDS encoding helix-turn-helix transcriptional regulator yields MALEAMDRSAELRDFLRSRRARLSPADVGLPWRHDGRRVPGLRREEVAILAGVSVDYYTRLEQGRARNVSDQVLDALSAALRLDGLERDHLRLLARPRRSMPETAHPGGADFGARGVGGVDGAGRAAGGVAGQARPKASAAVRAMVDALDPVPAILHGPLLEVLAINRMGAILFDDFAAMPVRERNMARWTFLDPRARAVYPRWETVAAQMVAILRRAAGQRVDDPALNDLVGELTVRSGDFARWWADHALFQHTHGAKTVHHDLVGDMDLRYQSLVLPQDPGQNLILYTALAGSPTAEKLGLLSTWDPRPGASTAELGARPVSSA; encoded by the coding sequence ATGGCTCTGGAGGCGATGGACCGATCGGCTGAGCTGCGGGACTTCCTACGTTCGCGACGCGCTCGGCTCAGCCCCGCGGACGTCGGGCTTCCCTGGCGGCACGACGGCCGCCGGGTGCCGGGGCTGCGCCGCGAGGAGGTCGCGATCCTCGCCGGGGTCAGCGTCGACTACTACACCCGGCTGGAGCAGGGCCGTGCCCGCAACGTCTCCGACCAGGTACTCGACGCCCTCTCGGCGGCGCTGCGACTCGACGGCCTGGAACGCGACCACCTGCGCCTGCTCGCCCGCCCGCGGCGCTCGATGCCCGAGACCGCTCACCCGGGCGGTGCGGATTTCGGCGCCCGCGGCGTCGGCGGTGTCGATGGCGCTGGCCGCGCCGCGGGCGGTGTGGCCGGGCAGGCACGGCCCAAAGCGTCCGCCGCGGTCCGCGCCATGGTCGACGCACTCGATCCCGTACCGGCGATCCTGCACGGCCCACTGCTGGAGGTGCTGGCGATCAACCGGATGGGCGCGATCCTCTTCGACGACTTCGCGGCCATGCCCGTGCGGGAACGGAACATGGCTCGCTGGACATTTCTGGACCCCCGGGCGCGCGCCGTGTACCCGCGCTGGGAGACCGTGGCCGCGCAGATGGTGGCGATTCTTCGCCGGGCGGCGGGACAGCGGGTCGACGACCCGGCGCTGAACGATCTCGTCGGTGAGCTCACCGTACGTTCCGGCGATTTCGCGCGGTGGTGGGCCGACCACGCGCTCTTCCAGCACACCCACGGGGCGAAGACCGTCCACCATGATCTCGTCGGCGATATGGATCTGCGCTACCAGTCACTAGTGCTCCCGCAGGACCCGGGCCAGAACCTCATCCTGTACACGGCGCTCGCCGGGTCGCCCACGGCGGAGAAGCTCGGTCTGCTTTCCACCTGGGACCCGCGACCCGGCGCGTCCACCGCCGAGCTCGGGGCCCGGCCGGTCAGCTCGGCGTGA
- a CDS encoding VOC family protein, with protein MPMPPHPPKNTSSPFASVTGHHVGVRVPDYEAAKRWYTEKLDFRVLREWPYGELLLAYLSPAADDDFHLELLGGPVPNPNPVLDDLAVSLEYGGYQHLCLHVDNVDRARAELAARGVDLIGEPFEIEAISRRLAFLRDPWGNMIELSETLPGAGS; from the coding sequence ATGCCGATGCCCCCGCATCCGCCGAAGAACACCTCGAGCCCTTTCGCCTCGGTCACCGGACACCACGTCGGTGTCCGCGTCCCGGACTACGAGGCCGCAAAGCGCTGGTACACCGAGAAGCTCGACTTCAGGGTCCTACGGGAATGGCCATACGGAGAACTGCTGCTGGCCTATCTGAGCCCGGCCGCGGATGACGACTTCCATCTCGAGCTGCTCGGCGGGCCGGTGCCGAATCCGAACCCCGTCCTCGACGACCTGGCGGTCAGTCTGGAATACGGCGGATACCAGCATCTGTGCCTTCATGTCGACAACGTCGACCGGGCCCGGGCGGAGCTCGCCGCCCGAGGGGTCGACCTGATCGGGGAACCGTTCGAGATCGAGGCCATCAGCCGGCGGCTCGCCTTCCTGCGCGACCCCTGGGGCAACATGATCGAACTCTCCGAGACACTGCCCGGCGCCGGCAGCTGA
- a CDS encoding PfkB family carbohydrate kinase translates to MTTDIRTPRPVRDLRFVVVGSYHADCLIGTPRLPDWGDDLRPESVRTVPGGKGLNQAVALARTGARVSAVGVLGVDPVGSSLLATLAAEGIDVTTIAQHPTVPTPICLVFTAPDGRNAFVWRVPDEYAVTSEVIARAEQAIRGADAVLLTFETPEAISPVAGIARAVGALVIVNPAPRPADRQQFDAVRWDLVDVLIPNELEARALLPDGHPARDGPAENLAEAVGRMLAVPLVCVTLAERGCAVYDGATTRAYPAHPTEVIDTTGASDAFTAVFSAHHVARATQADTVYRAQSAAALTITRPGAYDALPARADLS, encoded by the coding sequence TTGACTACTGACATCAGGACGCCGCGACCGGTCCGCGACCTGCGGTTCGTCGTGGTCGGCTCGTACCACGCCGACTGCCTGATCGGCACCCCGCGTCTCCCGGACTGGGGCGACGACCTGCGCCCCGAGTCGGTCCGGACGGTCCCGGGCGGCAAGGGCCTAAACCAGGCCGTCGCCCTCGCCCGTACTGGCGCCCGTGTCTCGGCCGTCGGGGTGCTCGGCGTAGACCCGGTCGGATCGTCGCTGCTCGCGACGCTCGCCGCCGAGGGCATCGACGTGACCACGATCGCCCAGCACCCGACCGTGCCGACCCCCATCTGTCTCGTGTTCACCGCCCCCGACGGCCGGAACGCCTTCGTCTGGCGCGTCCCGGACGAGTACGCCGTCACGTCCGAGGTCATCGCCCGGGCGGAGCAGGCCATTCGCGGCGCCGACGCCGTCCTGCTCACCTTCGAGACTCCCGAGGCGATCTCCCCCGTCGCCGGGATCGCCCGGGCCGTGGGCGCCCTGGTCATCGTCAACCCCGCGCCGCGACCCGCCGATCGCCAGCAGTTCGACGCCGTGCGGTGGGATCTCGTCGACGTCCTCATCCCGAACGAGCTTGAGGCGCGCGCCCTCCTGCCCGACGGCCACCCGGCCCGCGACGGTCCCGCCGAGAACCTGGCCGAAGCCGTCGGCCGGATGCTCGCCGTCCCACTGGTCTGCGTCACCCTCGCCGAACGCGGCTGCGCGGTCTACGACGGCGCGACGACCCGCGCTTACCCGGCGCATCCCACGGAGGTCATCGACACGACCGGCGCCAGCGACGCCTTCACCGCGGTCTTCTCCGCCCACCACGTCGCAAGGGCGACCCAGGCCGACACCGTCTACCGGGCACAGTCGGCCGCCGCCCTGACCATCACCCGCCCCGGCGCCTACGACGCCCTGCCCGCCCGGGCCGACCTCTCCTGA
- a CDS encoding type 1 glutamine amidotransferase domain-containing protein has product MAPNKRILIALTSHSDLGATGRGTGFYVSEAADPWQVFRAHGYEVDLVSTAGGEPPRDGVKPDDPTQRRFLTDPDIAAKLRATPTPDQLDPAAYDAILYAGGHGTMWDFPGDTDLAELARRIYEDNEGVIAAVCHGPAGLVNITLSNGRPLVEGKSLAAFTNDEEHAVGLADTVPFLLQSRLEDLGAKHLGAPNFAAQVVVDGRLVTGQNPASATGVAEKVIEVLAGRP; this is encoded by the coding sequence ATGGCTCCGAACAAGCGAATCCTGATCGCCCTCACCAGCCACAGCGACCTGGGTGCGACCGGGCGCGGTACCGGTTTCTACGTCTCCGAGGCCGCGGACCCGTGGCAGGTGTTCCGGGCGCACGGCTACGAGGTCGACCTCGTCAGCACCGCCGGCGGCGAGCCGCCCCGAGACGGCGTGAAGCCCGACGACCCGACCCAGCGGAGGTTCCTCACGGACCCCGACATCGCCGCCAAGCTGCGCGCGACCCCGACCCCCGACCAGCTCGACCCGGCGGCGTACGACGCGATCCTCTACGCGGGCGGCCACGGCACCATGTGGGACTTCCCCGGCGACACCGACCTGGCGGAGCTCGCCCGTCGCATCTACGAGGACAACGAGGGCGTCATCGCCGCGGTCTGCCACGGCCCGGCCGGACTGGTCAACATCACCCTTTCCAACGGCCGCCCCCTCGTCGAGGGAAAGAGCCTCGCCGCGTTCACCAACGACGAGGAGCACGCGGTCGGCCTCGCCGACACCGTTCCGTTCCTGCTGCAGAGCAGGCTGGAGGACCTCGGCGCCAAGCACCTCGGCGCCCCCAACTTCGCGGCGCAGGTCGTCGTCGACGGCCGACTGGTCACCGGGCAGAACCCGGCCAGCGCCACCGGGGTCGCCGAAAAGGTCATCGAGGTCCTCGCGGGCCGTCCCTGA
- a CDS encoding type 1 glutamine amidotransferase domain-containing protein, giving the protein MSMIRSSGPPRVLIVVSSWTRLGNTGRATGFWLPEAAYPWWEASAAGYQVDIASILGGRPQADGVDHSDPVQRLFLGSQDVRDALDGTPAVSEVDPADYAAVFLAGGYAAMWDMPDNPALGALVAAVWTAGGVVNAVCHGPAGLLPARRDDGTPLVRGLRVTGFSHDEERKASMIGVVPLLLPDALTALGAHYESGRSYAPRVVVDSRVVTGQNPASAPEAARITMQLVADAASHKKSYGPGLGAH; this is encoded by the coding sequence ATGAGCATGATCCGCAGCTCCGGACCACCACGGGTCCTGATCGTCGTCAGCAGCTGGACCCGGCTGGGGAACACCGGCCGGGCCACGGGTTTCTGGCTGCCAGAGGCCGCGTATCCCTGGTGGGAGGCGAGCGCCGCCGGCTACCAGGTCGACATCGCGAGCATCCTCGGCGGCCGCCCACAGGCCGACGGAGTCGACCACAGCGACCCGGTGCAACGCCTCTTTCTCGGCTCCCAGGACGTCCGCGACGCGCTGGACGGCACTCCGGCGGTGAGCGAGGTCGATCCGGCGGACTACGCGGCGGTCTTCCTCGCCGGCGGATACGCCGCCATGTGGGACATGCCGGACAACCCGGCCCTCGGTGCGCTGGTCGCGGCGGTCTGGACCGCGGGTGGCGTCGTGAACGCCGTCTGCCACGGGCCGGCGGGGTTGCTCCCTGCTCGGCGCGACGACGGAACCCCGCTTGTGCGAGGTCTGCGGGTCACCGGCTTCAGCCACGACGAGGAGCGCAAGGCCAGCATGATCGGCGTCGTCCCGCTGCTGCTTCCCGATGCGCTGACCGCGCTGGGGGCGCACTACGAGTCCGGCCGTAGCTACGCCCCTCGGGTGGTGGTCGACTCGAGGGTCGTCACCGGCCAGAACCCGGCGAGCGCCCCCGAAGCCGCCCGGATCACCATGCAGCTTGTCGCCGATGCCGCCAGCCATAAAAAATCTTATGGCCCGGGCCTTGGCGCACATTAG
- a CDS encoding LysR family transcriptional regulator: protein MQQRPDLDLLRTFLAVYRSGGLTRAARELGLSQPAVTGQVKALETAIGRPLFDRTSRGVLPTGDAERLATEIANHVDALEQVIVARITGDGGPLSRVVHLGGPPELTSARVLPSLADLVRQGLRIQVTLGTAENLLEGLTEGHQDIVISSVYSRDRRLQVTALCDEDLVLVGTDDWARLLTPERFSQWGAVALQDVAVVTGSSGDSLLHQYCSLAFGVLPRLRVVVTVDDLRGVISTLLAGAGVGVVPRYLIADHLADGSLRELHTPEIPPINTLFLAVRAGSLTQPHLAEVHTRLLLQARLW from the coding sequence GTGCAGCAGAGGCCCGACCTTGACCTTCTCCGCACCTTTCTCGCCGTCTACCGGTCCGGCGGGCTCACCCGCGCCGCGCGGGAGCTCGGGCTCAGCCAGCCCGCGGTGACCGGTCAGGTCAAGGCCCTGGAAACCGCCATCGGCCGTCCGCTGTTCGACCGCACCAGCCGGGGCGTGCTGCCCACCGGAGACGCGGAACGGCTGGCGACCGAGATCGCCAACCACGTCGACGCGCTGGAGCAGGTGATCGTCGCGCGCATCACGGGCGACGGTGGGCCGCTGAGCCGGGTGGTGCATCTCGGCGGGCCGCCGGAGCTGACCTCGGCGCGGGTACTGCCCTCCCTGGCCGACCTGGTCCGCCAGGGCCTGCGCATCCAGGTGACGCTCGGGACGGCGGAGAACCTGCTGGAAGGCCTGACCGAGGGCCACCAGGACATCGTCATCAGCAGCGTGTACAGCCGCGACCGGCGGCTGCAGGTGACCGCCCTGTGCGACGAGGACCTCGTCCTGGTCGGCACCGACGACTGGGCCCGCCTGCTCACCCCGGAGCGGTTCTCCCAGTGGGGGGCCGTCGCGCTGCAGGACGTCGCCGTGGTCACCGGCTCCAGCGGCGACTCACTGCTGCACCAGTACTGTTCGCTCGCCTTCGGGGTGCTGCCCCGGCTGCGGGTGGTCGTGACCGTCGACGACCTGCGCGGGGTGATCTCCACGCTGCTGGCGGGGGCCGGGGTGGGAGTCGTGCCGCGCTACCTGATCGCCGACCATCTCGCCGACGGATCCCTGCGGGAGCTGCACACCCCGGAGATCCCGCCCATCAACACCCTGTTCCTCGCGGTCCGCGCCGGATCGTTGACCCAGCCTCACCTGGCTGAGGTGCACACCCGGCTGCTGCTGCAGGCCCGGCTGTGGTGA
- a CDS encoding cupin domain-containing protein, translating into MTIVRQPSAETIDRIAIRTSEKDVRELERLLRRGSRAQQENPEHHEHLNEHIDKPWGCEYRVFADDFHDVWELRIEPGHATSVHAHPRKVTYLLCLGGTGEISTLDGAFEVGPGTAVRIGAGAFHGTTNTGSAQLALVEVELPRNKFDLVRLTDSYDRATTAYEPTASHLDGSPLRRAPHIPHAVIRRASPDRRFSYEIRTGMDLYYRRLPTELFHVPIGMSGVVHGSVDVLGGASRDEVATDRSYLSISGAQ; encoded by the coding sequence GTGACAATAGTCCGGCAGCCCTCCGCCGAGACGATCGATCGTATCGCCATACGGACGTCCGAAAAGGACGTACGCGAGCTGGAACGGTTGCTGCGCCGGGGCAGCCGGGCCCAACAGGAAAACCCGGAACACCACGAGCACCTCAACGAACATATCGACAAACCATGGGGCTGCGAGTACCGGGTCTTCGCCGACGACTTCCATGACGTCTGGGAGCTGCGTATCGAGCCCGGGCACGCGACCTCCGTGCATGCCCATCCCCGCAAGGTGACCTATCTGCTGTGCCTGGGGGGAACCGGCGAGATCTCGACACTGGACGGGGCGTTCGAGGTCGGCCCGGGAACGGCGGTGCGCATCGGCGCGGGGGCCTTCCACGGCACCACCAACACCGGCTCCGCCCAGCTGGCCCTGGTGGAGGTGGAGCTGCCGCGCAACAAGTTCGACCTGGTCCGCCTGACGGACAGCTACGACCGCGCGACGACCGCCTACGAGCCCACGGCCAGCCATCTCGACGGCAGCCCGCTGCGCCGCGCCCCGCACATCCCGCACGCGGTCATCCGCCGGGCGTCCCCGGACCGCCGGTTCAGCTACGAGATCAGAACCGGGATGGACCTGTACTACCGCCGGCTGCCGACCGAGCTCTTCCACGTTCCCATCGGCATGAGCGGTGTGGTGCACGGCAGCGTCGACGTGCTGGGCGGCGCGTCCCGCGACGAGGTCGCCACCGACAGGAGCTACCTGTCGATCAGCGGCGCCCAGTAG
- a CDS encoding DJ-1/PfpI family protein yields the protein MSSAVILTGPGFQDHDVVYTYYRLLEEGWTVDVATRDGEPVTGKYGVPLPMDKTASPNISFDDLDVAAYDAVICTGGHEAPDRVRQDRRVRSFVAGMAESGRVVAGLCHGPWIMVSAGVLRGRNACAYIGLRDDVVNAGAHVIDSDVVVDGNIITCSYYAYVGRFMRAVFETTAALAAQAVTADAGTAAAPVLAAG from the coding sequence ATGAGCAGCGCCGTCATCCTCACCGGTCCCGGCTTCCAGGACCACGACGTGGTCTACACCTACTACCGACTGCTGGAGGAGGGCTGGACGGTGGACGTCGCCACCCGCGATGGCGAGCCCGTCACCGGCAAGTACGGCGTTCCCCTGCCGATGGACAAGACCGCCAGCCCCAACATCAGCTTCGACGACCTCGACGTCGCCGCCTACGACGCGGTGATCTGCACGGGTGGCCACGAGGCACCGGACCGGGTCCGCCAGGACCGTCGCGTGCGCTCGTTCGTCGCCGGCATGGCCGAGTCCGGCCGCGTCGTCGCCGGGCTGTGCCACGGACCGTGGATCATGGTGAGCGCCGGCGTGCTGCGCGGCCGCAACGCCTGCGCCTACATCGGTCTGCGGGACGACGTCGTCAATGCCGGCGCCCATGTCATCGACAGCGACGTGGTGGTCGACGGCAACATCATCACCTGCTCCTACTACGCCTACGTCGGCCGGTTCATGCGGGCGGTCTTCGAGACCACCGCGGCCCTCGCCGCCCAGGCCGTCACCGCCGACGCCGGTACCGCCGCCGCGCCGGTACTGGCCGCGGGCTGA
- a CDS encoding HAD family hydrolase, translated as MLFLDFDGVICDAFTECAVVAWHGHHRAPDGPPPELDATILPARFVDDFRRIRPYARTLGGFLVAHHPDVDAVDSQDGYEMLLATFSADDVAGFERRAGAVRTRLRLTAPRRWLEAHRVYPQVGAAIARHDGRVVVVTAKDAVSAGRILAHHGLREHVADIIGDCVDKPAAINAARARAGHPARVLFVDDNLGNVVAAVRAGVPSLWARWGYHTAEQLRLADRDGVTPIELAELAELTV; from the coding sequence ATGCTCTTCCTTGATTTCGACGGCGTCATCTGTGACGCCTTCACCGAATGCGCGGTGGTCGCCTGGCACGGCCACCACCGGGCCCCGGACGGGCCGCCGCCGGAGCTGGACGCCACGATCCTGCCTGCCCGGTTCGTGGACGACTTCCGGCGGATCAGGCCGTATGCCCGCACCCTCGGCGGGTTCCTCGTCGCCCACCACCCCGACGTCGACGCCGTCGACTCTCAGGATGGCTACGAGATGCTGCTCGCGACGTTCAGCGCCGATGACGTCGCGGGCTTCGAGCGGCGGGCGGGCGCGGTGCGCACGAGGCTGCGGCTGACCGCGCCGCGGCGGTGGCTGGAAGCGCACCGGGTGTACCCACAGGTCGGGGCGGCGATCGCCCGCCACGACGGGCGGGTGGTGGTCGTGACCGCCAAGGACGCCGTGTCGGCGGGGAGGATCCTGGCCCACCACGGCCTGCGCGAACACGTCGCGGACATCATCGGCGACTGCGTGGACAAGCCCGCGGCGATCAACGCGGCGCGGGCGCGGGCGGGGCATCCCGCCCGGGTGCTGTTCGTCGACGACAACCTCGGCAACGTCGTCGCCGCGGTCCGCGCGGGGGTGCCGAGCCTGTGGGCCCGGTGGGGATACCACACCGCCGAGCAGCTGCGGCTGGCCGACCGGGACGGGGTCACACCGATCGAGCTCGCCGAGCTCGCCGAGCTCACGGTGTAG
- a CDS encoding MFS transporter: protein MRGRDEVRVRVLASPASPASPANREQVTALDATTVLLAICALLIPAALYAGVPLAGPTGLRFGVDDAAAGWTSGAFALAYAAGFLAAGLVAARWGPRRTLAGATGILAVVTAAAPLTGDFGVFLAVRAGQGLAAAMFAPVALVLTAERTAPARRGPALALLTTGLLGAGIVGQLLGTGVLAWAGWAAVFWVSAGIYGLLAAALWLVLAPDPPSGGGSGEGLARSVGALVGDRRIWPVFGAAFGVFGTFVAMYRAVDGRLIHGHQAGTGLLLAFEAVGCVGLLAAPLVARTRVGRSPRLQSAAGFLTAAAGLGVLQLGALPAMVLGSVVYVAGTSLVVPGLVGLLTLSAGERRTAAVGVNTSVLFVGAAAVPALVTGLPYHSCLLVLTALPLVGAALVGTVRPAGGIPGPTKLTRKRQALTDPKPAGR, encoded by the coding sequence ATGCGCGGCCGCGACGAAGTCCGCGTACGAGTTCTGGCCAGTCCGGCCAGTCCGGCCAGTCCGGCGAACCGTGAGCAGGTCACCGCGCTGGACGCGACGACCGTCCTGCTGGCGATCTGCGCGCTGCTGATCCCGGCTGCGCTGTACGCCGGGGTACCGCTGGCCGGACCTACCGGGCTCCGGTTCGGCGTCGACGACGCGGCGGCGGGCTGGACCAGCGGCGCCTTCGCGCTGGCCTACGCGGCGGGCTTCCTCGCCGCGGGGCTGGTCGCGGCGCGGTGGGGCCCGCGGCGGACGCTGGCCGGCGCGACCGGGATATTGGCCGTCGTGACCGCGGCGGCGCCGCTGACCGGTGACTTTGGCGTGTTCCTCGCCGTGCGCGCCGGGCAGGGGCTGGCCGCGGCGATGTTCGCGCCGGTCGCGCTGGTCCTCACCGCCGAGCGCACCGCGCCGGCCCGGCGCGGGCCGGCCCTGGCCCTGCTGACCACCGGCCTGCTCGGTGCCGGCATCGTCGGCCAGCTCCTTGGCACCGGCGTTCTCGCCTGGGCCGGCTGGGCGGCGGTGTTCTGGGTCAGCGCGGGGATCTACGGCCTGCTGGCCGCGGCACTCTGGCTCGTCCTGGCGCCTGATCCGCCGTCGGGCGGTGGATCGGGTGAAGGCCTGGCGCGGTCGGTCGGGGCACTGGTGGGCGACCGCCGGATCTGGCCGGTGTTCGGTGCCGCGTTCGGGGTCTTCGGGACCTTCGTGGCGATGTACCGCGCGGTCGATGGACGCCTGATCCACGGCCATCAGGCGGGAACGGGCCTGCTGCTGGCGTTCGAGGCGGTGGGCTGTGTGGGGCTGCTGGCGGCTCCACTGGTGGCCCGCACCAGGGTGGGGCGTTCTCCACGGCTACAGAGCGCGGCCGGTTTCCTGACCGCGGCCGCCGGGCTGGGCGTACTGCAGCTCGGGGCGCTGCCGGCGATGGTCCTCGGCAGCGTCGTCTACGTCGCGGGCACGAGCCTGGTCGTCCCCGGCCTGGTGGGCCTACTGACGCTCAGCGCCGGCGAACGGCGCACGGCCGCGGTCGGGGTGAACACCTCGGTGCTCTTCGTGGGTGCGGCGGCGGTTCCGGCACTCGTCACGGGCCTGCCCTACCACTCCTGCCTGCTCGTCCTTACCGCCCTGCCGCTGGTCGGCGCGGCGCTCGTCGGCACCGTGCGCCCGGCGGGCGGGATTCCAGGCCCGACGAAACTCACGCGGAAGCGCCAGGCGCTGACGGACCCAAAGCCGGCGGGGCGGTAG